One genomic window of Equus caballus isolate H_3958 breed thoroughbred chromosome 6, TB-T2T, whole genome shotgun sequence includes the following:
- the KRT89 gene encoding keratin, type II cuticular Hb5, whose translation MASRSYRTSSSYGGRNFSSCSAVVPKPGACGGTSALASRGGSPGGPGYRRLGGFGSRSLCAVGSPRVAVSCGWPLRSGGSFGYRAGGLCGPSPPCITTVTVNESLLAPLNLEIDPNAQCVKHEEKEQIKCLNNKFAAFIDKVRFLEQQNKLLETKWRFYQDRKCCNSNLEPLFSGYIETLRREAECVEADSGRLASELNHVQEVLEGYKKRYEEEVALKATAENEFVVLKKDIDGAYLRKADLEANVEALKEEIGFLQALHEEEICLLQSQISDTSVVVKMDNSRELNMDSIVAEIKAQYDDVASRSRAEAESWYQTKCEEMKATVTRQGENLRRTKDELSELNRMIQRLTAEVENAKQQRCRLEAAVAEAEQQGEAALSDACCKLAGLEEALQKAKQDMACLLREYQEVMNSKLGLDVEIATYRKLLEGEEIRLCEGVGSVNICVSRSQGAVACGDLSSTVSRGLGGVTVSGGALCSSSGVGACSTARSVRFA comes from the exons ATGGCGAGCCGTTCCTACCGCACCAGCTCCAGCTACGGGGGCAGGAACTTCAGCTCCTGCTCGGCTGTTGTGCCCAAGCCTGGGGCTTGTGGCGGCACAAGCGCCCTGGCCTCCCGTGGGGGCAGCCCTGGGGGGCCGGGCTACCGGCGCCTTGGGGGCTTTGGCAGCCGGAGCCTGTGTGCAGTGGGGTCCCCGCGGGTTGCCGTGAGCTGTGGATGGCCCCTGCGAAGCGGGGGAAGCTTTGGCTACCGGGCAGGGGGCCTTTGTGGGCCCAGCCCGCCCTGTATCACGACCGTGACAGTCAACGAGAGCCTCCTGGCGCCCCTCAACCTGGAGATCGACCCCAACGCACAGTGCGTGAAGCACGAGGAGAAGGAGCAGATCAAGTGTCTTAACAACAAGTTCGCTGCCTTCATCGACAAG GTGCGCTTCCTGGAGCAGCAGAACAAGCTGCTGGAGACCAAGTGGCGGTTCTACCAGGACCGCAAGTGCTGCAACAGCAACCTGGAGCCGCTGTTCAGTGGCTACATCGAGACGCTGCGGCGGGAGGCTGAGTGCGTGGAGGCCGACAGCGGGAGGTTGGCCTCGGAGCTCAACCACGTGCAGGAGGTGCTGGAGGGCTACAAGAAGAG GTATGAAGAAGAGGTGGCCCTCAAGGCCACGGCAGAGAATGAGTTTGTGGTGCTGAAGAAG GACATAGACGGTGCCTATCTGCGCAAGGCTGACCTGGAGGCCAATGTGGAGGCTCTGAAGGAGGAGATAGGCTTCCTGCAGGCCCTCCACGAGGAG GAAATCTGCCTCCTTCAGTCACAAATCTCCGACACCTCGGTGGTGGTCAAGATGGACAACAGCCGGGAGCTTAACATGGACTCCATCGTGGCTGAGATCAAGGCTCAGTACGACGATGTCGCCAGCCGCAGCCGGGCCGAGGCCGAGTCCTGGTACCAAACCaag TGCGAGGAGATGAAGGCCACAGTGACCCGGCAGGGCGAGAATCTCCGCAGAACCAAGGACGAGCTCAGCGAGCTGAACCGCATGATCCAGAGGCTGACGGCGGAGGTGGAGAATGCCAAGCAGCAG CGCTGCAGGCTGGAGGCGGCTGTGGCTGAGGCGGAGCAGCAGGGTGAAGCGGCCCTCAGCGACGCCTGCTGCAAGCTGGCCGGGCTGGAGGAGGCCCTGCAGAAGGCCAAGCAGGACATGGCCTGCCTGCTCAGGGAGTACCAGGAGGTGATGAACTCCAAGCTGGGCCTGGACGTGGAGATCGCCACTTATCGCAAACTGCTGGAAGGGGAAGAAATCCG GCTGTGTGAAGGCGTGGGCTCAGTCAACATCT GTGTGAGCCGTTCCCAGGGTGCTGTGGCCTGCGGGGACCTCAGCTCGACCGTTTCTCGTGGCCTGGGGGGCGTAACTGTCAGCGGCGgtgccctctgctcctcctctgggGTGGGGGCCTGCTCCACGGCAAGATCTGTGCGGTTTGCATAG
- the KRT85 gene encoding keratin, type II cuticular Hb5: MSCRSYRISSGCGVTRTFSSCSAVAPKTGSRCCISAAPYRGVSCYRGLTGFSSRSLSNLGSCGPRIAVGGFRAGSCGRSFGYRSGGVCGPSPPCITTVSVNESLLAPLNLEIDPNAQGVKHEEKEQIKSLNNRFAAFIDKVRFLEQQNKLLETKWQFYQNQRCCESNLEPLFSGYIETLRREAECVEADSGRLASELNHVQEVLEGYKKRYEEEVALRATAENEFVVLKKDVDCAYLRKSDLEANVEALVEESSFLKRLYDEEIRVLQAHISDTSVIVKMDNSRDLNMDCIVAEIKAQYDDIANRSRAEAESWYRSKCEEMKATVVRHGETLRRTKEEINELNRLIQRLTAEIENAKGQRAKLEAAVAEAEQQGEAALSDAKCKLAGLEEALQKAKQDMACLLREYQEVMNAKLGLDIEIATYRRLLEGEEHRLCEGVGSVNVCVSSSRGGVSCGGLTFSTTPGRQLVSGPSATGGSISVLAPDACAPCQPRSSSFSCGSSRSVRFA; the protein is encoded by the exons ATGTCCTGCCGTTCCTACAGGATCAGCTCAGGATGTGGTGTCACCCGGACCTTCAGCTCCTGCTCGGCTGTGGCCCCCAAAACTGGCAGCCGTTGCTGCATCAGCGCCGCCCCTTACCGGGGGGTGTCCTGCTACCGGGGGCTGACGGGCTTCAGTAGCCGCAGCCTCTCTAACCTGGGCTCCTGCGGACCCCGTATCGCTGTGGGCGGCTTCCGGGCCGGTTCCTGCGGCCGCAGCTTCGGATACCGCTCCGGAGGTGTGTGCGGACCCAGCCCGCCCTGCATCACCACGGTGTCAGTCAATGAGAGCCTCCTGGCGCCCCTCAACCTGGAGATCGACCCCAACGCGCAGGGCGTGAAGCACGAGGAGAAGGAGCAGATCAAGAGCCTCAACAACAGGTTCGCTGCCTTCATCGACAAG GTGCGCTTCCTGGAGCAGCAGAACAAGCTGCTGGAGACCAAGTGGCAGTTCTACCAGAACCAGCGCTGCTGCGAGAGCAACCTGGAGCCGCTGTTCAGTGGCTACATCGAGACGCTGCGGCGGGAGGCTGAGTGCGTGGAGGCTGACAGCGGGAGGTTGGCCTCTGAGCTCAACCACGTGCAGGAGGTGCTGGAGGGCTACAAGAAGAG GTATGAAGAGGAGGTGGCTCTGAGAGCCACAGCCGAGAACGAGTTCGTGGTTCTAAAGAAG GACGTGGACTGCGCCTACCTGAGGAAGTCAGACCTGGAGGCCAACGTGGAGGCCCTGGTGGAGGAGTCCAGCTTCCTGAAGCGCCTCTATGACGAG GAGATCCGCGTCCTCCAAGCCCACATCTCAGACACCTCGGTCATCGTCAAGATGGACAACAGCCGGGACCTCAACATGGACTGCATTGTGGCCGAAATCAAGGCTCAGTACGACGACATCGCCAACCGCAGCCGGGCCGAGGCCGAGTCCTGGTACCGCAGCAAG TGCGAAGAAATGAAGGCCACGGTGGTCCGGCACGGGGAGACCCTGCGCCGCACCAAGGAGGAGATCAACGAGCTGAACCGCCTGATCCAGAGGCTGACTGCCGAGATCGAGAATGCCAAGGGCCAG CGGGCCAAGCTGGAGGCCGCTGTGGCCGAGGCTGAGCAGCAGGGCGAGGCGGCCCTCAGCGACGCCAAGTGCAAGCTGGCCGGGTTGGAGGAGGCCCTGCAGAAGGCCAAGCAGGACATGGCCTGCCTGCTCAGGGAGTACCAGGAGGTGATGAACGCCAAGCTGGGCCTGGACATCGAGATCGCCACCTATAGGCGCCTGCTGGAGGGCGAGGAGCACAG GCTGTGCGAAGGTGTGGGCTCCGTGAATGTCT gcGTCAGCAGTTCCCGCGGTGGAGTCTCCTGTGGGGGTCTCACGTTCAGCACCACCCCGGGGCGGCAGCTTGTGTCTGGCCCCTCGGCCACGGGGGGCAGCATCAGCGTGCTGGCCCCCGACGCCTGCGCCCCCTGTCAGCCCCGCTCCTCCAGCTTCAGCTGCGGGAGCAGCCGGTCGGTCCGCTTTGCGTAG